From the genome of Acinetobacter lwoffii, one region includes:
- the clpK gene encoding heat shock survival AAA family ATPase ClpK produces MDRKQCQVCSQPATVRVEANLNGRHSTMLLCDDHYRQLVRQQKRTVSPLEALFGSRSGLFEDFLGSDFFRIGDDATPMAADTDDVVDASFGEPAAAGSGAPRRRGSGLASRISEQSEALLQEAARHAAEFGRAEVDTEHLLLALSDSDVVKTILGQFKIKVDDLKQQIESEAKRGEKPFEGEIGVSPRVKDALSRAFVASNELGHSYVGPEHFLIGLAEEGEGLAANLLRRYGLTPQALRQQVSKVVGKGAEDGRAETPTNTPELDKYSRDLTKMAREGKLDPVIGRAQEIETTIEVLARRKKNNPVLIGEPGVGKTAIVEGLAQRMVAGEVPETLRDKRLVELNINAMVAGAKYRGEFEERVQKVLKEVTEHQGEMILFIDEVHTIVGAGQGGGEGGLDVANVFKPMMARGELNLIGATTLNEYQKYIEKDAALERRFQPVMVPEPTVAQTMMILRGLRDTFEAHHKVSITEDAIIAAAELSDRYITARFLPDKAIDLLDQAAARVKLSATARPVAVQELESELHQLRREQDYMASRKQYDKASELGKRIEAKETELKKLVEEWERERASGSAEVKAEHVAQIVSRLTGIPVNELTVEEREKLLHLEQRLHERLVGQDEAVRAVADAVRLSRAGLREGSKPVATFLFLGPTGVGKTELAKALAESIYGDEGALLRIDMSEYGERHTVARLVGAPPGYVGYDEGGQLTEKVRRKPYSVLLLDEIEKAHPDVYNILLQVFDDGRLTDGKGRVVDFTNTIIIATSNLGSDIIQRRLKARSAAGEEYEKTKSEVMDVLRGHFRPEFINRIDEIIVFHALGKEEIRHIVGLQLDRVARNAASQGVTLTFDQTLIDHFAEEGYKPEFGARELKRLIRSELETALAREMLGGGIGKGDHASARWDDKAERVVFERQEPPAKPAEPEKPDAANVAEAPPSDASKPARKKKSAGGES; encoded by the coding sequence ATGGACAGAAAACAATGCCAGGTCTGCAGCCAACCCGCCACCGTGCGGGTGGAAGCCAATCTCAACGGTCGTCACAGCACCATGCTGTTGTGTGACGACCATTACCGTCAACTGGTGCGCCAGCAAAAGCGCACCGTCTCGCCGCTGGAAGCCTTGTTCGGCTCGCGCAGCGGCCTGTTCGAGGACTTCCTCGGCAGTGACTTCTTCCGCATCGGCGACGACGCGACGCCGATGGCCGCCGATACCGATGACGTGGTCGATGCCTCGTTCGGCGAGCCCGCCGCCGCAGGTTCGGGTGCGCCGCGCCGTCGCGGCAGTGGGCTCGCCAGCCGTATCAGCGAACAGTCCGAGGCCCTATTGCAGGAGGCCGCCCGACACGCTGCCGAATTTGGCCGCGCCGAGGTGGATACCGAACACCTGCTGCTGGCGCTATCCGACAGCGATGTGGTGAAGACCATCCTGGGGCAGTTCAAGATCAAGGTCGATGACCTCAAGCAACAGATCGAATCCGAAGCCAAGCGCGGCGAGAAGCCGTTCGAGGGCGAGATCGGCGTGTCGCCCCGGGTCAAGGACGCGCTCAGCCGTGCTTTCGTGGCCTCCAATGAACTCGGCCACTCTTATGTCGGGCCGGAGCATTTCCTGATCGGGCTCGCCGAGGAAGGCGAAGGTTTGGCGGCCAACCTGCTACGCCGTTACGGTCTCACGCCGCAAGCGCTGCGCCAGCAGGTAAGCAAGGTGGTCGGCAAAGGGGCCGAGGATGGCCGCGCCGAGACGCCGACCAACACGCCCGAGCTGGATAAATACTCGCGCGACCTCACCAAGATGGCGCGCGAGGGCAAACTCGATCCAGTCATCGGCCGTGCGCAGGAGATCGAGACCACCATCGAGGTGCTGGCCCGGCGCAAGAAAAACAACCCGGTGTTGATCGGTGAGCCTGGCGTCGGCAAGACCGCCATTGTCGAAGGGCTGGCGCAGCGCATGGTCGCCGGCGAAGTGCCCGAGACGCTGCGCGACAAGCGCCTGGTCGAACTCAACATCAACGCCATGGTGGCAGGCGCCAAGTACCGCGGCGAGTTCGAGGAGCGCGTGCAGAAGGTGCTCAAGGAAGTGACCGAGCACCAGGGCGAGATGATTCTCTTCATCGACGAGGTGCACACCATCGTCGGTGCCGGCCAGGGTGGCGGCGAAGGCGGGCTGGACGTGGCCAACGTGTTCAAGCCGATGATGGCGCGCGGCGAACTGAACCTGATCGGCGCCACCACGCTCAACGAGTATCAGAAGTACATCGAGAAGGATGCCGCGCTGGAGCGTCGCTTCCAGCCGGTGATGGTGCCCGAGCCGACGGTAGCGCAGACCATGATGATCCTGCGCGGCCTGCGCGACACCTTCGAGGCGCACCACAAGGTCAGCATCACCGAGGATGCGATCATCGCCGCCGCCGAGTTGTCGGACCGCTACATCACCGCGCGCTTTTTGCCTGACAAGGCCATCGACCTGCTTGACCAGGCGGCCGCACGCGTGAAGCTGTCAGCCACGGCCCGCCCGGTGGCGGTGCAAGAGCTGGAGTCCGAACTGCACCAGCTGCGGCGTGAGCAGGACTATATGGCCTCGCGCAAGCAGTACGACAAGGCCTCCGAGCTGGGCAAGCGCATCGAGGCCAAGGAGACTGAACTCAAGAAGCTCGTCGAGGAATGGGAACGCGAGCGCGCCTCGGGCAGCGCCGAAGTCAAGGCCGAGCATGTCGCACAGATCGTCTCGCGCCTGACCGGCATTCCGGTCAACGAGCTGACGGTGGAAGAACGCGAGAAGCTGCTGCATCTGGAGCAGCGGCTGCACGAGCGCCTGGTGGGTCAGGATGAAGCAGTGCGCGCGGTGGCCGATGCCGTGCGGCTGTCGCGGGCGGGCCTGCGCGAGGGCAGCAAGCCGGTGGCGACGTTCCTGTTCCTCGGGCCGACCGGCGTGGGCAAGACCGAGCTCGCCAAGGCGCTGGCCGAGTCCATCTATGGCGATGAAGGTGCGCTGCTGCGCATCGACATGTCCGAGTACGGGGAACGCCATACCGTGGCACGCCTGGTGGGCGCGCCTCCGGGTTATGTGGGCTATGACGAGGGTGGCCAGCTCACCGAGAAGGTGCGTCGCAAGCCTTACAGCGTGTTGCTGCTGGACGAGATCGAGAAGGCGCACCCCGACGTCTACAACATCCTGCTGCAGGTGTTCGACGACGGGCGCCTCACCGACGGCAAAGGCCGGGTGGTGGATTTCACCAATACCATCATCATCGCCACCTCGAACTTGGGCTCGGACATCATCCAGCGTCGGCTGAAGGCCCGTAGCGCCGCCGGCGAGGAGTATGAGAAGACCAAGTCCGAGGTGATGGACGTGCTGCGCGGACACTTCCGCCCCGAGTTCATCAACCGCATCGACGAGATCATCGTCTTCCATGCGCTGGGCAAGGAGGAGATCCGCCATATCGTCGGCCTGCAGCTCGATCGTGTGGCCCGCAACGCCGCCAGCCAGGGCGTGACGCTGACCTTCGATCAGACCTTGATCGATCACTTCGCGGAGGAAGGCTACAAGCCCGAGTTCGGCGCGCGTGAGCTCAAGCGGCTGATCCGCAGCGAGCTGGAGACGGCACTGGCGCGCGAGATGCTGGGTGGCGGTATCGGCAAGGGCGATCACGCCAGCGCCCGCTGGGATGACAAGGCCGAACGGGTGGTCTTCGAGCGCCAGGAGCCACCCGCGAAGCCGGCCGAGCCTGAGAAGCCCGATGCCGCGAACGTGGCTGAGGCGCCGCCGAGCGACGCGAGCAAGCCTGCGCGCAAGAAGAAGTCAGCGGGCGGCGAATCTTGA
- a CDS encoding S1C family serine protease, translating to MTYPDLNSRPAPDRFIRRWLVITGCIAALMLLWQFLPAIEAWFSPREAAERTVTPRGDLAADEQTTIQLFEKSRGSVVYITTAQLVRDVWSRNVFSVPRGTGSGFIWDDAGHVVTNFHVIQGASSATVKLADGRDYQAALVGASPEHDIAVLKIGVGFKRPPAVPVGTSADLKVGQKVFAIGNPFGLDWTLTTGIVSALDRTLDGEGGGPAIDHLIQTDAAINPGNSGGPLLDSAGRLIGINTAIYSPSGASAGIGFAVPVDTVMRVVPQLIKTGKYIRPALGIEVDEQLNARLQALTGSKGVFVLRVTPGSVAHRAGLVGIKVTAGGIVPGDRVISIDGIAVDDVTTLQARLDDKNVGDVVVLLVERAGKTREMLVELQPGV from the coding sequence ATGACCTACCCCGACCTCAACAGCCGCCCGGCGCCGGACCGATTCATCCGGCGCTGGCTCGTCATCACTGGCTGCATCGCCGCACTCATGCTGCTGTGGCAGTTCTTGCCTGCCATCGAAGCCTGGTTCAGTCCGCGCGAAGCGGCCGAGCGCACGGTGACACCGCGTGGTGATCTGGCGGCAGACGAGCAGACCACCATCCAACTGTTCGAGAAATCGCGCGGGTCGGTGGTTTACATCACCACGGCGCAACTGGTGCGTGACGTCTGGTCGCGCAATGTCTTTTCCGTGCCGCGCGGCACCGGCTCCGGCTTCATCTGGGACGATGCCGGCCACGTGGTGACCAACTTCCACGTCATCCAGGGGGCATCGTCTGCCACGGTCAAACTGGCCGACGGTCGCGATTATCAGGCTGCGCTGGTGGGCGCCAGCCCCGAGCACGACATCGCCGTGCTCAAGATCGGCGTCGGCTTCAAGCGCCCGCCCGCTGTGCCGGTGGGCACCAGTGCCGACCTCAAGGTCGGGCAGAAAGTGTTCGCTATCGGCAATCCCTTCGGATTGGACTGGACGCTCACCACCGGCATCGTCTCGGCGCTCGACCGCACCCTCGACGGCGAAGGGGGCGGGCCTGCCATCGATCACCTGATCCAGACCGACGCCGCTATCAACCCCGGCAACTCCGGCGGCCCGCTGCTCGATTCGGCCGGGCGGCTGATCGGCATCAACACCGCCATCTATAGCCCTTCGGGCGCGTCCGCTGGCATCGGTTTCGCTGTGCCGGTGGATACCGTCATGCGCGTGGTGCCGCAACTCATAAAGACCGGCAAGTACATCCGTCCGGCGCTGGGCATCGAGGTGGATGAGCAGCTCAACGCGCGTCTGCAGGCGCTGACCGGTAGTAAGGGCGTATTCGTATTGCGCGTGACGCCGGGCTCGGTGGCGCACAGGGCCGGGCTCGTCGGCATCAAGGTCACCGCAGGCGGCATCGTGCCCGGCGATCGCGTTATCAGCATCGACGGTATCGCCGTCGACGACGTCACCACATTACAGGCCCGGCTAGACGACAAGAACGTTGGAGATGTTGTGGTCTTGTTAGTGGAGCGGGCCGGCAAGACTCGCGAGATGCTTGTGGAACTACAACCGGGAGTTTGA
- the yfdX2 gene encoding heat resistance protein YfdX2, translating to MNEQTPNPNATNEGINEQAAVSSLPVSPEAKPEVVTEVQPEVQKETDSQAADKRKQVLDEAVSALSLTKSALAALDGKDTARALASLAEVTGKLELIVAREPTLALAPVDVRTIVHDLFANTEIIEAMTDEALDALKHGEVQQARHVLALLASEIVITVTNIPLASYPAVVKSVVPLIDQGKIEEAKAALQAALSTLVEERSVLPLPVLRAKLLLQRAETLVEDGQRSEASNERLETLLNEARQQLEMAELLGYGKKKDFEPLYAELKKVKQKTAGGGGGKGWLDEIKAKLSKLF from the coding sequence ATGAATGAGCAAACACCGAATCCCAATGCGACGAACGAAGGAATAAACGAACAGGCTGCGGTAAGCAGCCTTCCTGTCAGTCCAGAGGCCAAGCCTGAAGTCGTCACGGAGGTACAGCCTGAGGTTCAGAAGGAAACGGACTCGCAGGCGGCAGACAAACGTAAACAAGTCCTCGATGAGGCCGTCTCGGCCTTGTCGCTGACCAAATCAGCGCTGGCCGCACTTGACGGCAAGGACACTGCACGCGCATTAGCATCGCTGGCCGAAGTGACGGGAAAGCTGGAGCTGATCGTTGCGCGCGAACCCACGCTTGCCCTGGCCCCCGTTGATGTGCGCACCATCGTGCACGACTTGTTCGCCAACACGGAAATCATTGAGGCGATGACCGACGAGGCGCTGGATGCCCTCAAACATGGCGAGGTGCAACAGGCACGTCACGTGCTGGCTTTGCTGGCCAGTGAAATCGTGATCACGGTCACCAACATCCCTCTGGCGTCCTATCCCGCAGTCGTGAAGTCAGTCGTGCCGCTGATCGATCAGGGCAAGATTGAAGAAGCCAAAGCCGCGCTGCAGGCAGCGCTCAGCACGCTGGTCGAGGAGCGCAGCGTGCTTCCGCTGCCCGTCCTGCGTGCGAAGCTGCTCCTGCAGCGCGCCGAGACCTTGGTAGAAGATGGTCAGCGCAGCGAAGCGTCCAATGAGCGCCTGGAGACATTATTGAACGAAGCCCGGCAGCAGTTGGAAATGGCAGAACTGCTGGGCTATGGAAAGAAGAAGGACTTTGAGCCCCTGTATGCTGAACTCAAGAAAGTCAAGCAAAAGACGGCTGGGGGAGGCGGCGGAAAAGGCTGGCTCGATGAAATCAAGGCAAAGCTGTCCAAGTTGTTCTGA
- a CDS encoding mechanosensitive ion channel family protein → MNFLNLQVTQAELLSGLISVSQTVAQIVLVMTVAWLVSAVLSRAITRISKRTRTSKRSADEVKRIETSFRLIRFVSRLVVWALAVTISLSILGISVAPILTTAGVSGIAVGFAAQSLIKDYFSGLVLLLEGQLRIGDIVDIGGVAGQVEEMTLRYVRLRQLNGDVVYVPNGAITNLTNKTTDYSMAVIDVGVAYRENLQEALNVMESVARELASETTWSTRILAEPEVFGVETLGDSSVILRLRLKVLPGEQWSIRREYLHRIKQRFDELGIEIPYPHLTLYAGQDKDGKAPAFRIEAPAGAQ, encoded by the coding sequence ATGAATTTTTTGAATTTGCAGGTCACACAGGCAGAGCTCCTATCCGGCCTTATTTCCGTTTCCCAAACAGTTGCACAGATTGTGCTCGTCATGACCGTGGCGTGGCTCGTGTCCGCAGTGCTTTCGCGGGCCATCACACGCATCAGCAAAAGAACCCGCACTTCCAAGAGATCTGCAGATGAGGTCAAACGCATTGAAACATCTTTTCGTCTGATCCGTTTCGTCAGTCGGCTGGTCGTGTGGGCCTTGGCCGTGACCATTTCCCTCTCAATCCTTGGCATTTCTGTGGCACCGATCCTGACGACTGCGGGGGTAAGCGGCATCGCAGTGGGGTTTGCTGCGCAGAGCCTGATAAAAGACTATTTTTCGGGTTTGGTCTTGTTGCTGGAAGGGCAACTCCGCATCGGGGATATCGTGGATATTGGCGGTGTGGCAGGCCAAGTCGAAGAGATGACGTTGCGCTATGTGCGCCTGCGTCAACTCAATGGTGACGTGGTCTATGTGCCCAACGGAGCCATCACCAATCTGACAAATAAGACAACGGACTATTCGATGGCCGTAATCGATGTCGGTGTCGCCTATCGCGAAAACCTTCAGGAGGCATTGAACGTTATGGAGAGTGTCGCCCGTGAGCTAGCTTCGGAAACAACCTGGTCAACGAGAATATTAGCCGAGCCAGAGGTCTTTGGGGTCGAAACGTTGGGTGACTCTTCGGTTATCCTGCGTCTTCGCCTCAAGGTCTTGCCAGGTGAGCAATGGTCAATCCGGCGCGAATATCTGCACAGGATAAAACAGCGCTTCGACGAACTTGGCATCGAAATCCCTTATCCGCATCTGACGCTTTATGCCGGCCAGGACAAGGATGGAAAAGCCCCTGCCTTTCGGATCGAAGCTCCGGCTGGTGCCCAATGA
- the cadR gene encoding Cd(II)/Pb(II)-responsive transcriptional regulator, with product MRIGQLAQLVGVETQTIRFYEQQGLLPPPDRQDNGYRVYTEKHGEGLAFIRRCRILGLSLAEIHELQSYQDDPHQPCTAVNALLDDHISHVRSQITALQALEKQLVSLRASCNDDREVEACGVLAGISEGNMHQQ from the coding sequence ATGCGCATTGGTCAGTTGGCGCAGTTGGTAGGGGTCGAAACACAGACGATCCGCTTCTATGAACAGCAGGGCTTGTTGCCGCCGCCTGATCGGCAGGACAACGGTTACCGTGTCTATACCGAGAAGCATGGTGAGGGGCTGGCCTTCATCCGTCGCTGCAGAATCCTGGGCCTGTCACTGGCTGAGATTCACGAACTACAGAGCTATCAGGACGACCCTCATCAGCCTTGTACCGCCGTCAACGCCTTGCTCGATGATCACATCTCTCATGTGCGGTCGCAGATAACCGCTCTGCAAGCGCTTGAGAAACAACTCGTTTCACTGAGAGCGAGTTGCAACGATGACCGGGAAGTTGAGGCGTGTGGGGTTCTTGCTGGAATTAGCGAAGGAAACATGCACCAGCAGTAG
- a CDS encoding cation:proton antiporter domain-containing protein, producing MHGTAEFLIAGATLISGAFIAVAICSRLGVPSIVGFLLAGMALGPHGLELIDGEATLGAIGELGVILLLFMLGLEFSLGKLMELRRLIFGVGLLQVATTSGRV from the coding sequence ATGCATGGAACCGCCGAATTCCTGATTGCGGGTGCGACCCTGATTTCGGGCGCATTCATTGCCGTTGCCATATGCTCCCGTTTAGGTGTTCCTTCGATCGTTGGGTTTTTGCTTGCAGGCATGGCTTTGGGCCCGCACGGTCTCGAGCTTATTGATGGTGAAGCAACCCTTGGCGCTATCGGTGAATTGGGCGTGATCTTGTTGCTGTTCATGCTGGGGCTGGAATTCTCGCTTGGCAAGCTGATGGAGCTGCGGCGGCTGATCTTCGGTGTCGGTCTTTTGCAGGTCGCCACAACATCCGGTCGAGTATAG
- a CDS encoding HdeD family acid-resistance protein yields MLKCCCKTNSCTSNRSSHELPYHNAECGFPRLVSQADWKAFLWRGIVAVILAALAWLMPAEAVLTLTIVFGAYSFADGVLGLWSGYKNMRQGESWGWLIFSGLLGIATGLIVLVSPFVATLVLTVFLWTMVAFWSITSGVMEIVAAFRLRKEIEGEWLLVLSGVISILLGAAVTWVLFTTPAGSIMALGWLLGVYAAIFGVTMILLALKLRKVSASDDTLGPKLQPLKTRERRPGTSQDLAAFKKREAALRQPTFRCRIIGSAYK; encoded by the coding sequence GTGCTAAAATGTTGTTGCAAAACAAACAGTTGTACATCAAACAGGTCTTCTCATGAGCTACCATATCACAACGCAGAGTGTGGTTTTCCAAGACTTGTTTCCCAAGCCGACTGGAAGGCTTTCCTGTGGCGCGGCATCGTTGCCGTCATTCTTGCCGCCCTGGCATGGCTGATGCCCGCTGAAGCGGTCCTAACACTGACCATTGTGTTTGGTGCCTACTCCTTTGCGGATGGCGTACTGGGGCTTTGGTCGGGCTATAAAAACATGCGTCAGGGTGAAAGCTGGGGCTGGTTGATCTTCAGCGGCCTCCTTGGCATCGCAACCGGGCTTATCGTCCTGGTCAGCCCGTTCGTCGCGACACTCGTGTTAACCGTGTTTCTCTGGACGATGGTTGCATTCTGGTCGATCACATCCGGCGTGATGGAGATCGTCGCGGCCTTTCGGCTCCGTAAGGAAATCGAGGGGGAATGGTTGCTCGTCCTCAGCGGTGTCATTTCCATCTTGCTTGGCGCTGCCGTCACATGGGTCTTGTTCACGACACCCGCAGGCAGTATTATGGCCCTCGGTTGGTTGTTGGGCGTCTATGCCGCAATCTTCGGTGTAACCATGATCCTGTTGGCATTGAAGCTTCGGAAAGTCAGCGCTTCGGACGACACGCTGGGGCCGAAACTACAGCCACTTAAAACGCGAGAACGGCGGCCAGGCACGTCACAGGACCTGGCTGCCTTTAAAAAAAGAGAAGCAGCGCTGCGCCAGCCGACCTTTCGTTGCAGAATAATAGGGAGTGCATATAAATGA
- the hdeD-GI gene encoding heat resistance membrane protein HdeD-GI gives MNIDTITDSSADEPTKTLCSLTENWWIFALRGVLALIFAALAFWIPQSALLAMTIMFGAFSLVNGAFNLFAAVRHIQKKERWGWLLFSGIVGILTGVVVLVAPWVATIVLASFLWASVGFWAIFTGVLEISAAVRLRREIKGEIWLALSGLLSIILGAIVLWIFFTRPVESFVAAGWLLGFHAAVYGVTLLFFSWSLRKTRLG, from the coding sequence ATGAATATAGACACTATCACCGATTCCAGTGCGGATGAGCCCACCAAAACACTGTGTTCATTGACCGAAAATTGGTGGATTTTTGCGTTGCGCGGCGTCTTGGCATTGATTTTTGCAGCCCTCGCGTTCTGGATACCACAATCGGCTCTGTTGGCCATGACCATCATGTTCGGCGCATTTTCCTTGGTCAATGGCGCGTTCAACTTGTTTGCAGCGGTGCGCCATATCCAGAAAAAAGAGCGCTGGGGCTGGCTGCTGTTCAGCGGCATTGTCGGCATACTTACGGGCGTCGTCGTCCTGGTTGCTCCTTGGGTCGCCACGATAGTCTTGGCTTCTTTTTTATGGGCTAGCGTGGGCTTCTGGGCGATTTTCACCGGTGTGCTGGAGATATCCGCCGCCGTTCGGCTGCGTCGGGAAATCAAGGGTGAAATCTGGCTTGCCCTCAGTGGACTGCTCTCGATTATACTTGGCGCTATCGTCTTGTGGATATTTTTTACCCGTCCGGTCGAGTCATTCGTGGCCGCAGGCTGGCTGTTGGGTTTCCATGCGGCAGTCTATGGCGTCACGCTTTTGTTCTTTAGTTGGAGTCTTCGCAAAACGCGCCTGGGGTAA